In one window of Campylobacter hepaticus DNA:
- the modB gene encoding molybdate ABC transporter permease subunit: MLDHVFLQTLYITFKLAFITTFILFFIGISLAYLLSFVHFPFKILLQSLISLPLILPPSVLGFYLLISFSSNSFLGQFLKEYFNLSLIFTFEGLVFASLIFSLPFMVNPLHSAFSSINQNLLDASYSLGKGKIYTLFRIILPNSKTGIFSACAMSFAHTIGEFGIVMMIGGHKQGETLVASIAIYDELEVLNYTLAHQYALILFLFSFLILLSLYFVNKKLSFQ; this comes from the coding sequence ATGCTTGATCACGTCTTTTTACAAACATTATATATTACTTTTAAACTTGCTTTTATTACCACTTTCATACTTTTTTTTATAGGAATATCTTTAGCGTATTTATTAAGCTTTGTACATTTTCCTTTTAAAATTTTACTACAAAGTCTTATTTCTTTACCTTTAATTTTACCACCAAGCGTCTTGGGTTTTTATTTACTAATAAGTTTTTCAAGCAATAGTTTCTTAGGACAATTTTTAAAAGAATATTTTAATCTTTCTTTAATTTTTACTTTTGAAGGATTAGTTTTTGCTTCCTTAATTTTTTCCCTTCCTTTTATGGTAAACCCTTTACATAGCGCTTTTTCCTCAATTAATCAAAACCTCCTTGATGCTTCTTATAGCTTGGGTAAAGGTAAAATTTATACTCTCTTTAGAATCATTTTACCTAATTCTAAAACAGGTATTTTTAGCGCCTGTGCAATGAGTTTTGCACACACTATAGGTGAATTTGGGATTGTAATGATGATAGGTGGACACAAACAAGGAGAAACTTTAGTAGCAAGTATAGCAATTTATGATGAACTTGAAGTATTAAATTATACTTTAGCACATCAATATGCTCTAATTTTATTTCTTTTTTCTTTTTTAATACTTTTAAGTCTTTATTTTGTTAACAAAAAATTAAGTTTCCAATGA
- the modA gene encoding molybdate ABC transporter substrate-binding protein: MTKLIVFLGIWFSALHLNGQNLSIFVASSASKAMNEIKNEFLKIHPNAKIELVFGASGKYYELLRQGREFDLFFSADTYYAQAIYDNQNALDKPKVYVLGVLALYSLDENLLKGGITHLKEKANKITHLSIANPKVAPYGVAAKEVLKNLQLDKIFKDKIVLGENISIPVLHVDSKNANLAIVAYSLASPINQAKGKVVLIDPKYFTPLKQSYVITKYAKDKKLAFEFSNFISSTKAKEIFKKYGFETP, encoded by the coding sequence ATGACAAAACTTATTGTTTTTCTAGGAATTTGGTTTTCAGCGCTTCATTTAAATGGGCAAAATTTAAGTATTTTTGTAGCTTCTTCAGCTTCAAAAGCTATGAATGAAATTAAAAACGAATTTTTAAAAATACATCCTAATGCCAAAATAGAACTTGTTTTTGGAGCTTCTGGAAAATACTATGAACTTTTAAGACAAGGGAGAGAATTTGATTTATTTTTTTCAGCTGATACTTACTATGCTCAAGCAATTTATGATAATCAAAATGCTTTAGATAAACCCAAAGTCTATGTTTTAGGAGTTTTAGCTTTATATAGTTTAGATGAGAATTTACTCAAAGGAGGAATTACTCATTTAAAAGAAAAAGCAAATAAAATTACCCATTTAAGCATAGCTAATCCAAAAGTAGCTCCTTATGGAGTAGCCGCTAAAGAAGTACTTAAAAATTTACAGCTAGATAAAATCTTTAAAGACAAAATAGTTTTAGGTGAAAATATTTCTATACCTGTTTTACATGTAGATAGCAAAAATGCTAATTTAGCTATAGTAGCATATTCTTTAGCTTCTCCTATTAATCAAGCTAAAGGAAAGGTTGTTTTAATTGATCCAAAATATTTCACCCCTTTAAAACAAAGTTATGTTATTACAAAATACGCTAAAGACAAAAAATTAGCTTTTGAATTTAGTAATTTTATCTCTTCAACAAAGGCAAAAGAAATTTTTAAAAAATATGGATTTGAAACTCCATGA
- a CDS encoding methyltransferase domain-containing protein codes for MNFLKAKDYQKHAKIQNLMALKLCLKLKHFKQKHFKKVFEFGCGRGEFTQKLEKIISFDEYLKNDILDYGIDLKVQIFDMNKLAMHHLSKEKFDLIASNATLQWLDLEHILPTLFNMLNQEGILLLSTFGKQNLKEIKQSTGFSLKYFNIYTLRQIFKKYFFNVKITEEIISLDFNNALEVFKHLKLSGVNSLGFYRLNKQFLQDYEKKFQNKLTYHPIYILCQKDTP; via the coding sequence GTGAATTTTTTAAAAGCTAAAGATTATCAAAAACATGCTAAAATTCAAAACCTAATGGCCTTAAAACTCTGTTTAAAACTTAAACATTTTAAACAAAAACATTTTAAAAAAGTTTTTGAATTTGGCTGTGGTAGAGGCGAATTCACGCAAAAACTTGAAAAAATTATTAGTTTTGATGAATATCTTAAAAATGATATTTTAGATTATGGTATAGATTTAAAAGTACAAATTTTTGATATGAATAAACTAGCCATGCATCATTTAAGTAAAGAAAAATTTGATCTTATTGCCTCAAATGCCACCTTACAATGGCTTGATTTAGAACACATTTTACCCACACTATTTAATATGCTCAATCAAGAAGGAATTTTACTCCTTTCTACTTTTGGAAAACAAAATTTAAAAGAAATTAAACAAAGCACAGGATTTTCTTTAAAATACTTTAATATTTATACTTTAAGACAAATATTTAAAAAATATTTTTTTAATGTCAAAATCACAGAAGAAATTATAAGCTTAGATTTTAATAATGCTTTAGAAGTTTTTAAACATTTAAAATTAAGCGGAGTAAATTCTTTAGGCTTTTATCGCTTAAACAAACAATTTTTACAAGATTATGAAAAAAAATTTCAAAACAAACTTACCTATCATCCTATATACATTTTATGTCAAAAAGATACGCCATAA
- a CDS encoding pimeloyl-ACP methyl esterase BioG family protein, which yields MKHAFLCKNLTSKELIVVFGGFSSHPSHFSHLKSNKNVILFYDFENFDLEFNFKSFSQLYLIAFSMGVCIASKLLKNINFKQKIALNGTNMGIDKNKGIHPAIFMKTIKNFKLDDFKSSLLNKHENLAKKFIFKDEKALKIELQNLFDFALKHKNDDFIWDKIYSSNEDTIFPQKALKNSFKTLILLNEPHFAFFHFKTWDEL from the coding sequence ATGAAACATGCCTTTTTATGTAAAAATTTAACCTCAAAAGAACTTATTGTAGTATTTGGAGGATTTAGTTCTCATCCTAGTCATTTTTCACATTTAAAAAGCAATAAAAATGTAATCTTATTTTATGATTTTGAAAATTTTGACTTAGAATTTAATTTTAAATCTTTTTCACAACTTTATCTCATTGCTTTTTCTATGGGAGTATGTATCGCAAGCAAACTTTTAAAAAATATCAACTTCAAACAAAAAATAGCTCTAAATGGTACTAATATGGGTATTGATAAAAACAAAGGCATTCATCCTGCTATTTTTATGAAAACAATAAAAAATTTTAAATTAGATGATTTTAAATCTTCTTTATTAAACAAACATGAAAATTTAGCAAAAAAATTTATTTTTAAAGATGAAAAAGCTTTAAAAATAGAACTTCAAAATCTTTTTGATTTTGCCTTAAAACACAAAAACGATGATTTTATTTGGGATAAAATTTATTCTAGTAACGAAGATACAATTTTTCCACAAAAAGCTTTAAAAAATAGTTTTAAAACGTTAATTTTACTAAATGAACCTCATTTTGCATTTTTTCATTTCAAAACTTGGGATGAATTGTGA
- a CDS encoding aminotransferase class I/II-fold pyridoxal phosphate-dependent enzyme, with amino-acid sequence MNLEIILQNLHKNYNIRTLTPLKHEGKFIYKENKKLLNLASNDYLNLATCKELKHEFLNTLEEDHFFFSSSSSRSLSGNFTIYQNFENFLKSKFKEKEVLHFNSGYHLNISCIAALASIPNTLFLADKFIHASMIDGLKLGKANFFRFHHNNIDNLEKLIKKHYNQYENIIILTEALFSMDGDFSNLKALCDLKKHYKKIKLYIDEAHSVGCFDSEGLGLVKRLNLENEVDFLIFTFGKALASMGACIISHKKYKSFFINKARAFIYSTALPPINVAWTQFIFKKMPIFEEKRKKLQDLSVFFKTKLQEKNYQILGDAYIISLLLIENQKALKIANMFETEGIFAPAIKEPTVPKNTARIRFSLHTGLNINELERIIKLL; translated from the coding sequence ATGAATCTTGAAATAATTTTGCAAAATTTACATAAAAATTATAATATAAGAACTCTTACACCTTTAAAACATGAAGGAAAATTTATTTATAAAGAAAATAAAAAACTTTTAAATTTAGCAAGTAATGATTATTTAAATTTAGCTACTTGTAAAGAATTAAAACATGAATTTTTAAATACCTTAGAAGAAGATCATTTCTTTTTTTCAAGTTCAAGTTCAAGAAGTTTAAGTGGAAATTTTACAATTTATCAAAATTTTGAAAATTTTTTAAAAAGCAAATTTAAAGAAAAAGAAGTTTTACATTTTAATAGTGGTTATCATCTTAATATCTCTTGTATAGCTGCACTTGCAAGCATCCCTAATACGCTTTTTTTAGCTGATAAATTTATACATGCTAGCATGATTGATGGCTTAAAACTTGGTAAAGCAAATTTCTTTCGTTTTCACCATAATAATATAGATAATCTAGAAAAACTCATAAAAAAGCACTATAATCAATATGAAAATATTATCATTTTAACTGAAGCTTTATTTAGCATGGATGGTGATTTTAGTAATTTAAAAGCCTTATGCGATTTAAAAAAACATTATAAAAAAATCAAACTTTATATAGATGAAGCCCACAGTGTAGGTTGCTTTGACAGCGAAGGCTTAGGATTGGTTAAAAGATTAAATTTAGAAAATGAAGTGGATTTTTTAATTTTCACTTTCGGAAAAGCTCTTGCTTCAATGGGTGCTTGTATAATATCTCATAAAAAATATAAAAGTTTTTTCATTAATAAAGCTAGGGCTTTTATTTATTCTACTGCTTTACCTCCTATTAATGTTGCTTGGACGCAATTTATCTTTAAAAAAATGCCCATTTTTGAAGAAAAAAGAAAAAAACTACAAGACTTAAGTGTGTTTTTTAAAACAAAACTTCAAGAAAAAAATTACCAAATTTTAGGAGATGCTTATATTATTTCTTTACTTTTAATAGAAAATCAAAAAGCCTTAAAAATAGCAAATATGTTTGAAACAGAAGGAATTTTTGCACCTGCAATTAAAGAACCCACTGTACCTAAAAATACCGCTAGAATTCGCTTTTCCTTACACACAGGATTAAATATAAATGAACTTGAAAGGATAATAAAACTTTTATGA
- a CDS encoding adenosylmethionine--8-amino-7-oxononanoate transaminase, with product MQNEILKKLDLEHIWHPCTQMKDHENIPLIPIKKAEGIWLYDFNGKAYMDCISSWWVNLFGHCNKFIANAIKKQVDELEHVILAGFSHEPIIKLSARLCQKVGSGFNKCFYADNGSSAIEIALKMSFHYHLNQGKEKNKFLSLSNSYHGETLGALSVGDVALYKDTYKTLLLECLSINVPKNNNYQKELEELANVLKKYGNEICAFILEPLVQCAGNMHMYEVGFIDEAIKLCREFKVQVIFDEIAVGFGRTGSLFALHQCKQSPDFICLSKGITGGFMPLSVVLTKDEIYNTFYASYKEKKAFLHSHSYTGNALACAAANAVLDIFEKENILEENKILSQFIQKELQRLKQFDFLGNFRTCGMISAFDILSSKYERPGLFVFEKALEKGLLLRPLGNTIYFMPPYIITKEQISYIIKSLEQIFKEF from the coding sequence ATGCAAAATGAAATTTTAAAAAAACTTGATTTAGAACATATTTGGCATCCTTGTACCCAAATGAAAGACCATGAAAATATACCTTTAATTCCTATTAAAAAAGCTGAAGGCATTTGGCTTTATGATTTTAATGGCAAAGCTTATATGGATTGTATTAGCTCTTGGTGGGTTAATCTTTTTGGGCATTGTAATAAGTTTATAGCAAATGCAATTAAAAAACAAGTTGATGAACTTGAACACGTTATTTTAGCAGGTTTTTCTCATGAGCCTATTATAAAACTTTCAGCTAGACTTTGTCAAAAGGTTGGAAGTGGTTTTAATAAATGTTTTTACGCAGATAATGGATCAAGTGCTATTGAAATTGCATTAAAGATGAGTTTTCATTATCATCTAAATCAAGGGAAGGAAAAAAATAAATTTTTATCTTTAAGCAATTCTTATCATGGTGAAACTTTAGGGGCTTTAAGTGTGGGTGATGTAGCGCTTTATAAAGATACTTATAAGACTTTACTTTTAGAATGTTTAAGTATTAATGTACCAAAAAATAATAATTATCAAAAAGAACTTGAAGAATTAGCAAATGTTTTAAAAAAATATGGTAATGAAATTTGTGCTTTTATCTTAGAGCCTTTGGTACAATGTGCAGGAAATATGCATATGTATGAAGTTGGATTTATTGATGAGGCTATAAAACTTTGCCGTGAATTTAAAGTACAAGTAATTTTTGATGAAATTGCTGTAGGATTTGGACGCACAGGAAGTCTTTTTGCCTTGCATCAATGCAAGCAAAGTCCTGATTTTATTTGTCTTTCAAAGGGTATTACGGGAGGTTTTATGCCTCTTTCTGTTGTACTTACAAAAGATGAAATTTATAATACTTTTTATGCTTCTTATAAAGAAAAAAAAGCTTTTTTGCATTCTCACAGTTATACAGGAAATGCTTTAGCTTGTGCTGCAGCTAATGCAGTATTAGATATATTTGAGAAGGAAAATATTTTAGAGGAAAATAAAATTTTAAGTCAATTTATTCAAAAAGAATTACAAAGACTTAAGCAATTTGATTTTTTGGGCAATTTTAGAACCTGTGGTATGATTAGTGCTTTTGATATTTTAAGTTCTAAATACGAGCGCCCAGGACTTTTTGTATTTGAAAAGGCTTTAGAAAAAGGTTTGCTTTTAAGACCTTTGGGAAATACTATTTATTTCATGCCTCCTTATATTATCACTAAAGAACAAATTTCTTATATTATAAAGAGTTTAGAGCAAATTTTTAAAGAATTTTAG
- a CDS encoding dethiobiotin synthase: MQIYISGIHTDVGKTHFCASFCASFNYDYFKLIQAGLPKDSDLINKLSPKTKIFKEGFFLQTPASPHIGKILQKADYKALEIMLPQSQNLLIELAGGLFSPIDEKYTMIDFMSKNIKPTILVAKYYLGSINHILLSIQALKQRNIEILSLVMMGKKDVLQDNFVQNYTQIPIINLDFPDQQNALNQNLKKQIQNILNTKIL; this comes from the coding sequence ATGCAAATTTATATAAGTGGAATTCATACTGATGTAGGTAAAACACATTTTTGTGCGAGTTTTTGTGCGAGTTTTAACTATGACTATTTTAAACTCATACAAGCAGGACTACCAAAAGATAGTGATTTAATAAATAAATTAAGTCCAAAAACAAAAATTTTTAAAGAAGGTTTCTTTTTGCAAACTCCAGCATCACCGCATATTGGTAAAATTCTTCAAAAAGCTGATTATAAAGCTTTAGAAATTATGCTTCCACAAAGTCAAAATTTACTCATTGAACTTGCAGGAGGACTTTTTTCTCCTATAGATGAAAAATATACTATGATTGATTTTATGAGTAAAAACATAAAACCAACCATTTTAGTTGCAAAATACTATCTTGGAAGCATTAATCACATTTTATTAAGTATACAAGCTCTTAAACAACGCAATATTGAAATTTTATCCCTTGTAATGATGGGGAAAAAAGATGTTTTACAAGATAATTTTGTTCAAAATTACACACAAATTCCTATAATAAATCTTGATTTTCCCGATCAACAAAACGCATTAAATCAAAATTTAAAAAAACAAATACAAAATATTTTAAATACTAAAATTCTTTAA
- a CDS encoding 50S ribosomal protein L25/general stress protein Ctc yields MLEGIIRESIGRKAAKALKRDGYLIANIYGKGLENINAAFKVNEFIKEVRKKTTLIFDVKVGSQILSVVVVDYQKDPVTADLKHVDLKIAQKGVVSKYMVPIKITGTAIGLKNKGVLIQSKRRLKVKCAAENLPNYFELDVSKLDVGDALLVRDIVVPEGVVMIDAERVAVVGVEKAR; encoded by the coding sequence ATGTTAGAAGGTATTATTAGAGAGAGTATCGGTAGAAAAGCTGCTAAAGCTTTAAAAAGAGATGGTTATCTAATCGCAAACATCTATGGAAAAGGATTAGAAAATATCAATGCTGCTTTTAAAGTCAATGAATTTATTAAAGAAGTTCGTAAAAAAACAACTTTAATTTTTGATGTAAAAGTAGGTTCTCAGATTTTAAGTGTTGTGGTTGTAGATTATCAAAAAGATCCTGTTACTGCAGATTTAAAACATGTAGACTTAAAAATTGCACAAAAAGGTGTAGTTTCTAAGTATATGGTTCCAATTAAAATTACAGGTACAGCTATTGGTCTTAAAAATAAAGGTGTTTTAATCCAATCAAAAAGAAGATTGAAAGTAAAATGTGCAGCTGAAAATTTACCTAATTATTTTGAACTTGATGTAAGTAAACTTGATGTAGGTGATGCTTTACTTGTTCGTGATATAGTAGTACCTGAGGGTGTTGTTATGATTGATGCTGAGAGGGTAGCGGTTGTAGGTGTAGAAAAAGCTAGATGA
- the pth gene encoding aminoacyl-tRNA hydrolase, which translates to MILVVGLGNIGVEYENTRHNAGFMLINLLLKESNFINLTHSQFKGELFKLSSSLLLLKPSTYMNNSGISVKIVSDFYKCERIIVIHDDIDLHLGVLRFKKGGSSGGHNGLKSIDSLCGNDYERIRIGIGKGEHVLSHVLGNFKAEEELILSKVLIHAKEALFELIKNDNLSFISSKYSLNV; encoded by the coding sequence ATGATTTTAGTTGTAGGACTTGGTAATATAGGTGTAGAGTATGAAAATACTCGCCATAATGCCGGTTTTATGCTTATTAATCTGCTTTTAAAAGAAAGTAATTTCATAAATCTTACTCATTCTCAATTTAAAGGAGAGCTTTTTAAATTAAGTTCTTCTTTGCTTCTTTTAAAACCTAGTACTTATATGAATAATTCAGGAATAAGTGTAAAAATTGTTAGTGATTTTTATAAATGTGAAAGAATTATAGTTATTCATGATGATATTGATCTTCATTTAGGAGTTTTGCGTTTTAAAAAAGGTGGTTCAAGTGGAGGACATAATGGGCTTAAAAGTATAGATAGTTTATGCGGGAATGATTATGAAAGAATTCGTATAGGAATAGGTAAGGGTGAGCATGTGCTTTCTCATGTTTTAGGCAATTTTAAAGCCGAAGAAGAATTAATTTTGAGTAAGGTTTTAATTCATGCTAAAGAGGCTTTATTTGAACTGATTAAAAATGATAATTTGTCTTTTATATCGTCTAAATATAGTTTAAATGTTTAA
- a CDS encoding LptF/LptG family permease: protein MSIFFRFISGIYLKNFFIIFFALLGFYCGIDLLLNFKDLPKAANLDLLYMMFLSFSAVPYVLPLSLIFALVLSLISMIRSNEFVSLYALGFSKNYVILFPFLWALFFCCVYIGLNFTSFAYANDYKRNILKNGTVLNQSGEVFLKFNNNFVFISKINNGQNSAQNIKIFNIDNLNLNSLINAKNAYFKSESWILKEGNITLLPQNYQLGSKGLTIDEFTQIKSLYGFKPKIIEGVASNRDYSIFDALEIFELFRAQNVNIDALKISLYKFIFTPFFAPFLMLIMYYFFPVIARFFNLAIVSFIAFIATLMIWGILFLLTRLSQNDVIVSEIGIVLPIVFLGLLSTYMYYKHR, encoded by the coding sequence ATGTCAATATTTTTTCGTTTTATTTCAGGAATTTATTTAAAAAATTTTTTTATTATTTTTTTTGCTTTACTTGGTTTTTATTGCGGTATAGATTTGCTTTTAAATTTTAAAGATTTACCAAAAGCTGCTAATCTTGATTTGCTTTATATGATGTTTTTATCTTTTTCAGCAGTACCTTATGTATTGCCCCTTTCTTTAATTTTTGCTTTGGTGCTTTCTTTGATTTCTATGATAAGATCTAATGAATTTGTAAGCCTTTATGCACTAGGATTTAGTAAAAATTATGTTATTTTATTTCCTTTCTTATGGGCTTTGTTTTTTTGTTGTGTTTATATAGGACTTAATTTTACTTCTTTTGCTTATGCTAACGATTATAAAAGAAATATCTTAAAAAATGGTACAGTATTAAATCAAAGTGGAGAAGTATTTTTAAAATTTAATAATAATTTTGTTTTTATTTCAAAAATTAATAATGGTCAAAATAGTGCTCAAAATATAAAAATTTTTAATATTGATAATTTAAATTTAAATTCTTTAATTAATGCTAAAAATGCATATTTTAAGAGTGAAAGTTGGATTTTAAAAGAGGGTAATATTACTTTGTTACCTCAAAATTATCAACTAGGTAGTAAGGGTTTAACAATAGATGAATTTACTCAAATTAAATCATTATATGGCTTTAAACCAAAAATTATAGAAGGGGTGGCTAGCAATAGAGATTATTCTATTTTTGATGCATTAGAAATTTTTGAACTTTTTAGAGCGCAAAATGTGAATATAGATGCTCTTAAAATTAGTCTTTATAAATTTATATTTACTCCATTTTTTGCACCTTTTTTAATGCTTATTATGTACTATTTTTTTCCTGTAATAGCACGGTTTTTTAATCTTGCTATAGTGAGTTTTATAGCTTTTATTGCGACTTTAATGATTTGGGGTATATTATTTTTATTGACTAGATTAAGTCAAAATGATGTTATTGTAAGTGAGATAGGTATAGTTTTACCTATAGTATTTTTAGGTTTATTGAGTACTTATATGTATTATAAACACCGATAA
- the lysA gene encoding diaminopimelate decarboxylase yields MDYKQLKYEFKTPFYIYDFDVIKKRFLNLKEAFKARKSQVFYAVKANSNLSLLQMLVHLGSGFDCVSIGEVQRALKAGAQAYKIIFSGVGKTKEELKLALKYNILYINLESEAEMMLLESVAKQLDIKARISIRVNPNVDAKTHPYISTGLNENKFGVDIDIARKMYLYAKNSSFLEPIGIHFHIGSQLLDIAPIHEAARIVAKLVRELKALCIDLKFFDIGGGLGIAYEKKEYEPDLYVYAQGILEQLSGLDLTIAMEPGRYLVAKSGEFVCSVLYEKYNKTKRFIVVDGAMNDFIRPSLYEAYHEIVLPYNQGKESLCDIVGGICESGDFFAKARFLPKTQNGDIVVIKDVGAYGFSMSSNYNTRNKVCELAFEQGEVRIIRQREEFEDQIALEEKYLRK; encoded by the coding sequence ATGGACTATAAACAATTAAAATATGAATTTAAAACCCCTTTTTATATTTATGATTTTGATGTGATAAAAAAGCGTTTTTTAAATCTTAAAGAAGCTTTTAAAGCTAGAAAATCTCAAGTTTTTTATGCAGTAAAAGCTAATTCTAATCTTAGTCTTTTACAAATGCTTGTTCATTTAGGTAGTGGATTTGATTGTGTGAGTATAGGAGAAGTTCAACGTGCTTTAAAAGCAGGTGCGCAAGCTTATAAGATTATTTTTAGTGGGGTAGGAAAAACTAAAGAGGAATTAAAACTTGCTTTAAAATATAATATTTTATATATTAATCTTGAAAGTGAAGCTGAGATGATGCTTTTAGAAAGTGTGGCTAAGCAATTGGATATAAAAGCAAGAATTAGTATTCGTGTTAATCCAAATGTTGATGCAAAAACTCATCCTTATATTTCAACAGGATTAAATGAGAATAAATTTGGTGTTGATATCGATATAGCAAGGAAAATGTATCTTTATGCTAAAAATTCCTCTTTTTTAGAACCTATTGGAATACATTTTCATATAGGATCTCAGCTTTTAGATATTGCTCCTATTCATGAAGCAGCACGCATAGTTGCAAAACTTGTAAGAGAATTAAAAGCTTTGTGTATAGATCTTAAATTTTTTGATATTGGAGGAGGTCTTGGTATAGCTTATGAAAAAAAAGAATACGAGCCTGATCTTTATGTTTATGCGCAAGGAATATTAGAGCAATTAAGTGGACTTGATTTAACTATAGCTATGGAGCCTGGGAGATATTTGGTTGCAAAAAGTGGAGAGTTTGTTTGTTCAGTGCTTTATGAAAAATACAATAAAACAAAACGTTTTATTGTGGTGGATGGGGCAATGAATGATTTTATACGTCCGAGTTTGTACGAGGCTTATCATGAAATTGTTTTGCCTTATAATCAAGGTAAAGAAAGTTTATGTGATATTGTAGGAGGAATTTGTGAAAGCGGAGATTTCTTTGCTAAAGCAAGATTTTTACCTAAAACTCAAAATGGTGATATAGTTGTTATTAAAGATGTAGGTGCTTATGGTTTTAGCATGAGTAGTAATTATAATACAAGAAATAAAGTTTGTGAATTAGCATTTGAGCAAGGAGAAGTAAGAATCATTCGTCAAAGAGAAGAGTTTGAAGATCAAATTGCCTTAGAAGAAAAATATTTAAGGAAATGA
- a CDS encoding HAD-IIA family hydrolase, giving the protein MFFLDVQGTLISDSDKSLIQGAKELIDFLNIKQIPYVIITNNTKKLDFLDYLRQKGLKIKKDAYIDPFCVLNRILKPCKIAAFGSNEFLCSLEKLGFKFDFIYPKAVLVASYDDFKFKDFASMIEFAKKGIQFIVMHETSIYKKDNRLYPGVGGIMVMLKHAVNFKYEVIGKPSISFYQEALNLLKKQDLKANFKESKIISDDFKGDLLKAKELGMKTLLVLSGKISDTKGIDMNLLDRVYPSVFEFLKELKCQI; this is encoded by the coding sequence ATGTTTTTTTTAGATGTGCAAGGAACTTTGATTTCAGATTCTGATAAATCTTTAATTCAGGGTGCAAAAGAATTAATAGATTTTTTAAATATAAAACAAATTCCTTATGTTATTATTACAAATAATACTAAAAAACTTGATTTTTTAGATTATTTAAGACAAAAAGGTTTAAAAATAAAAAAAGATGCCTATATCGATCCCTTTTGTGTTTTAAATCGTATTTTAAAACCTTGCAAGATTGCTGCTTTTGGTTCAAATGAATTTTTATGTAGCCTTGAAAAATTAGGTTTTAAGTTTGATTTTATATATCCTAAGGCTGTGCTTGTGGCTAGTTATGATGATTTTAAATTTAAGGATTTTGCTAGTATGATAGAATTTGCTAAAAAAGGAATTCAATTTATTGTCATGCATGAAACAAGTATTTATAAAAAAGATAATAGACTTTATCCTGGAGTAGGTGGTATTATGGTTATGCTTAAGCATGCTGTAAATTTTAAATATGAAGTTATAGGTAAGCCTAGTATTTCTTTTTATCAAGAAGCTTTAAATTTATTAAAAAAACAAGATTTAAAAGCTAATTTTAAAGAAAGTAAAATAATTAGTGATGACTTTAAAGGTGATTTGCTTAAGGCAAAAGAACTTGGTATGAAAACTTTACTAGTGTTAAGCGGTAAAATAAGTGATACTAAAGGAATTGATATGAATTTGCTTGATAGAGTTTATCCTAGTGTTTTTGAATTTTTAAAGGAGCTAAAATGTCAAATTTAG